One Anopheles marshallii chromosome 3, idAnoMarsDA_429_01, whole genome shotgun sequence genomic region harbors:
- the LOC128713589 gene encoding zinc finger protein chinmo, whose amino-acid sequence MDQQQYCLKWSNYSSNLAAAFSNLFDSATLTDVTLVCGGTVFNAHKVILAACSKNFADLFERAPVGTGQICVMLEATSADNMHALLEFMYKGEVHVSQKALESFLKAAENLQVKGLTTEHGRFASANASQPSQSPFHGPPNDLPSPAIRRQQRNSLSSSLESINRAVKRETDSIVGSASSGGNGSGNTAGTGTTNVGSGAERGSGTDRNSGRGSDRGDGGGGGGGGGGGGSTPASSFSPYLQPSSYLPGTYENRKRSLRSPFYEHQEATRDSVLRDGKASAGNGSPVSGSKNYRPSSSGSSATPTEADTVHTDRDSPQQSNRYENHSPSTTHHGHGNGPVSSNTMDREDRNDHNGSVDHKVKHESREGNEAGAEDLRVKMEMRPIQSPLRSSAPSTPTTPIGFINVKGGLEAAIPSVDMLGMISTPRESVTTADGLLCVPGKKLQCPLCDRQYGYETNLRAHIRQRHQGIRVPCPYCSRTFTRNNTVRRHIAREHKQQTQFMPSQLHS is encoded by the exons GGACCGTATTCAATGCTCACAAGGTCATACTAGCGGCATGTTCGAAAAATTTTGCTGATCTGTTCGAACGGGCCCCGGTTGGTACGGGGCAGATCTGCGTTATGCTGGAAGCAACATCAGCAGACAACATGCACGCACTGCTCGAGTTTATGTACAAAGGCGAAGTACACGTGTCACAGAAAGCGCTGGAAAGTTTTCTGAAAGCGGCTGAGAACTTGCAG GTCAAAGGACTCACAACAGAACATGGTCGCTTTGCGAGCGCCAATGCCAGCCAACCGTCACAATCGCCGTTTCACGGCCCACCGAACGATCTGCCATCACCTGCCATTCGTCGCCAGCAGCGCAACAGCCTCTCGTCCTCGCTGGAATCGATCAACCGGGCGGTAAAGCGGGAAACCGACAGTATAGTCGGTAGTGCAAGTAGTGGTGGAAATGGTTCCGGTAACACTGCCGGTACCGGCACGACCAATGTTGGTAGTGGAGCGGAACGAGGTAGTGGCACGGATCGCAACAGCGGTCGTGGTAGTGATCGAGGCgatgggggtggtggtggtggcggcggagGCGGAGGCGGTAGTACACCGGCATCCAGTTTCTCCCCGTACCTGCAACCATCGTCCTATCTGCCAGGCACTTACGAGAACCGAAAACGATCACTGCGAAGTCCGTTCTACGAGCATCAGGAAGCGACACGGGACAGTGTACTGCGGGATGGGAAGGCGAGTGCGGGCAATGGCAGTCCGGTAAGTGGCAGCAAAAATTATCGACCGTCCAGCAGTGGTTCTTCGGCGACACCAACGGAAGCGGACACCGTACACACGGATCGGGATTCTCCGCAACAGTCCAA TCGTTATGAAAATCATAGTCCCAGCACAACCCACCACGGCCATGGTAACGGACCGGTATCTTCAAACACTATGGATCGAGAAGATCGCAACGATCACAATGGTTCAGTGGATCACAAAGTGAAACACGAAAGTCGAGAGGGCAATGAG GCTGGAGCGGAAGATTTGCgtgtgaaaatggaaatgcgACCCATCCAGTCCCCGCTCAGGTCATCGGCACCGTCTACACCAACGACACCGATAGGATTCATCAATGTGAAAGGTGGTCTGGAGGCAGCGATACCGTCAGTTGATATGCTGGGAATGATCAGCACACCGCGGGAAAGCGTCACGACAGCGGATG GTTTACTCTGTGTTCCAGGCAAAAAGCTACAATGTCCATTATGCGATCGGCAGTACGGTTACGAGACGAATCTGCGTGCGCACATACGCCAGCGGCATCAGGGAATTCGCGTGCCATGCCCGTACTGCAGCCGAACGTTTACCCGCAACAACACCGTCAGAAGGCATATCGCCCGGGagcacaaacagcaaacgcaGTTCATGCCCAGCCAGCTACACAGCTAA
- the LOC128712510 gene encoding larval cuticle protein A2B-like produces the protein MFAKVFVVLAAVAVGVNSVAIGVAAPAALVKTEEYDAHPQYSFSYDVQDSLTGDNKQQHETRDGDVVQGQYSLVEPDGTRRTVDYTADPVNGFNAVVSKTADAAVVKTVAAAPVAHPVVAYHAPTVAVAHAPAVAVAHAPLAYHAPAATTYVSHAPVLSHAPVLSHAPVYSHAPVYSHAPVLSHAVYHH, from the exons GTATTCGTTGTTCTGGCCGCCGTAGCCGTCGGTGTCAACTCGGTCGCGATCGGAGTCGCTGCCCCGGCCGCACTGGTAAAG ACGGAGGAGTACGATGCTCACCCACAGTACAGCTTCAGCTACGACGTGCAGGACTCACTGACCGGCGACaacaagcagcagcacgaAACCCGCGATGGCGATGTTGTGCAGGGTCAG TACTCGCTCGTTGAGCCTGATGGTACTCGTCGTACCGTCGACTACACGGCCGATCCGGTGAACGGATTCAACGCCGTCGTCAGCAAGACTGCCGATGCCGCCGTCGTTAAGACCGTCGCCGCTGCCCCCGTTGCCCATCCAGTGGTGGCCTACCATGCCCCGACCGTTGCCGTTGCCCACGCTCCGGCCGTCGCCGTTGCCCACGCACCGTTGGCTTACCATGCGCCCGCTGCCACCACCTACGTTTCGCACGCTCCGGTCCTTTCGCACGCTCCCGTCCTTTCGCACGCTCCGGTCTACTCGCACGCCCCAGTCTACTCGCACGCGCCCGTTCTCTCGCACGCCGTCTATCACCACTAA